A region of the Cardiocondyla obscurior isolate alpha-2009 linkage group LG03, Cobs3.1, whole genome shotgun sequence genome:
atattttacacagttgtgatataattacaaatatataaacatGACATTATTGAATGTTTTGTAGACGGCTATTGACAATGTTACCtcgattaaaagatttttgtatcataaaagagaaacttgtgtaggatatatatttattgcacaTAATTCTATCTTTCAGCTATCTATTTTATactaatattgtaataaaaagattataaaataaataatatatatatatatagatctctacatataattatatgcagtataactttaaaattattaatttattttagcaaTATTTTAGCAACTAATATATATGGTGTTTGATGACATTAAAATAACTAAGGATAGATTATTAtacattgaataaaatatatcatatttttccgtttataaaatatatttctagaAAAACTAAATCATGTACAAaccattttaaatttatgagTAAGTCTTAAACATTCTTTTCATCATATTGTTACTTCTTTGAATAGattcttgtaatttattattatagacATCAAACTGCTCTTTTGCCGAGTGATTATCAGATTCTAAGGTAAGCACTACCTTCAGATCTGTTGTAGCCTTTTCATTATCTCCCATTTTACCATAAGCAACTCCTCTTCTATACAAAGCTTTAACATTGTTACCATCCTTTTCTAATACTTTAGTACACAATGTAATTACATgctgataattattttgctttaattgACATATAGCCATATTGTTGTACAATGCAAGttttaaatcattaatattgtattcCAATTGTTTATCTATTTGTAAGCCAGCTATTGGCTCTAATGTTATCAAAAGTTTGCAAGCTTTACTAAATTTATGGAATGCATCTATGATTCGGGAATTCTTAAACAATTCAGTACCTATACCTTTGTATCTCAAAGCTATGTCATACTTTTCTTCTGGGGTCCATTCCCAAATTTGTTTGTGACGTTTACAATGAGTTAATGTGATTtcaaattttactattatagATTCATTATTAAGTGTAGATTCGTCAAATTGTTTGGGAATTATGGTAATAGTAACAAGACTTATTTCATTAACATTCATCATACAAATGGCTCTTTCAACCTTATCATCAATTTCTGAACTAGCTTCGCCTATAATTATCGTTTTCTCGAGCTCGCTATCTAGAATAACGCTAtgatacttttcttttaaatccgCTTTAGATGTCCCAGTAACGTTTATCTTGTCCACAATAACGGTGCACGTAGACCGTTCTGTTGGTTTCTTGCTAAACGCAACCAGCTTCAACACGTCCTTCTTCACGCTCTTGTCTGCCGATTCCCACGATCGCGTCATTGTAATGAGAAATCAAGTTGATTCTGTAATTTATACTATGATATATATACCATTTTATTAAGGAATGAAGAGGTTACACTATGtatttatacacatataatatatatgtttgtAACACGATAAATATTCTAACCTTCTTATGTTTTAATGCATgctctttaaataaaattgttgaaataatCCGAGAGTCTTAAAAACAAACATGACAACATCTTGGACACAATGTAGCTTCACCAGAATGCAGACACCAGTGTTAATATTGTTGGTTTTCATTCGTCTACAAGCTACTGGCGCCTTCACgtgtacactgaaaggcaaATATAGCATTTGCTGCGGCGAtcagcggcgacgacggcgaccgGCGCTCCGTGGTATACGTGCTGTGGCCCTTCGTATGACGATGTGTGACTTGACGTGCaccacgtacgctagccgctgtcgccgaaGCAAATGCCATAcctgcctttcagcgtacaaAACGTATCCCTTGTGAACTGCATAGCCAGGGTTATTTCCAACGGATAACGCACCACCTTTACAATTTTCCATGCCGCGttcttatattatttagtTCCGTCTAGTGCTGCATCTGTAATGGCATTAAGGCGTCAATCAatgcgttataaaattaataattaaaaattaaaataattttttaataaaataatattgaagtaaagatttaataaaataacattagtTCAATTATCTTGAGAAAGGCACTTACGTCGTACATTATCAACAGactttatttctataaaaaagaaacatagtGAAGAATTCGAATACGAGTCTCAATACTCAACAGAGAACAAGTTAAAATTATCAGGAAAGCATGTGAGGTAAGAGGAAATGGATGTCGGCGAGAACTTGAAAGCGCGTTTCTCGTCGAACAAATTTCTCGCCGGTACCAGATGCACACGAGTGGCAAGGAAGTTTGAACAATTTCATCGGCCACTGGGTACCATAGATACACCACAGATGTCACCGTCATCACGGAATCGGCCGTGCGTAGGCGATAACTTTTTCGCTCATTATGTACTCCTATTGCTTGAGCGAACTAAAAGCAATTGAAACGTCTTCGATTTTTGCTGCCATCCAACGTGACATGTATATCTTTTTTCAACGTATAGCGAGGAACAAAGATAGAGCGATGTTCGTGCCGAGTCTCTACACTCTCGATTCGCGTCGCTGCTGTTGCTAGCAGCGGACTGAAAGCAGCCgtacgatataaatttaattttagagatTACAAAGCTTGCTACGCACGCGTTATTATATTCggacataaattaattaaattatcaggAGCCACGAACGATCAGTGGTCATCTACTACACCCAGTTACTGTGTTACTATGGTTTTATTCttaacacaaattttttttagataggaCACACCGATGTAAATCAAacgtattttataaagaaaaaaaattctttttaaacgttattataaaagatttatattttatttggaaaacaaattataattagcaactatatatatttctatcgtACAATTAtctatgtaatatttaattttgtccaCTTTTCACTAACTTTCCACAACCACTTAGCCATATCGTCATTTTTAGCTTCCTGTGACACTTCACTCTCTTCGTTATTGctgtaacaaatatatattgttttaatataacattattacaATCGTAATATTAGtcttgttaaattttaaattatactcaCACAAAATAACATCCAgaaacattttctaaactagGATCTAATGCTGCATACAAAACAGTTTGAGCGCCTTGCCGAGGTGCTTTAATAAATGGCCAAGCGAGTGGCTTCAAGAAGAATCGCGTAAAGACGTTGGTGTATACAGTCATATGTCGCGTTATATTTGTATCGACTATTCCAGGATGAACAGCGTTCACAGTAACACCGGTTCCTGAAAAATACATATAGAgccgttaaataaattataacaaccattataaaataaaaaaaagattatgtAGCAATGCCAAATTACCTTTCAGCCTATTTGCTAATTCACGAGTGAAAAGAATTATAGCTAATTTACTTTGAGAGTATGCTCTACCAGGGTTATAATCATTCTCCCAATTTAAatctttcatatttatttggCCAGTACGATGCGCACTACTTGTCAGATTTACAATTCTAGATGGGGCAGACGATTTCAGAACATCCAGGAGTAAGTTTGTGAGCAAGAAATGTCCCATATGATTCACTCCAAGTTGCATCTCAATACCTTCTTTAGTATGATCCTTTGGACATCTCATTATGCCAgcattattaataagaatatgTAGTTTATCACATTCTacaaacaatataataaacgattaatattaaataaaaatcagagtaactgtatttatttataaatattaatcaccTTTTCTGAATTGTGTAACAAAGTTCCTAATACTTTCCTGTGAGGCTAAATCACACTTCCTACAATAAACATACTTGTTCTTTGTGTCAAGTACAATATTTCTTCGTATCTAGAAATGAGagaataaaagtattatcttttatattatagaaTTGTTCATTTGACTTTATACTTTGTAAATGAAAATACTAAATAGGTGCTAACAACATTAAAAATACCATTTCACATTTCTCCATGTCCCTACATGCCATAACAACTCTTGCCTTACGTTTGGCTAGCTCTAGAGTAACTTCCTTTCCAATACCAGAATTAGCTCCTGTCACTATAATTATCTTATCGGTTAGATCCTCTTGTCCTTCATAATTTGGGCCTCCCATGTGATACCTGCAAATTTAATGTATCTTTACTGTCTATATACTGCATTTATTTGGCAAGAGATATACAGCACAAAATCCTCTTCTTctttgaaaagaataaatatgtaGTCGAGGTTAAAACTTTGAGAAAGGCTTTCGAGTAATTACTTGGTCAGATAAGCAAAGCCGGCGGTAGTCGCCACCAGAGAACTGTAGAAAACTGGTTTCGAGATTTTCAAACGcattttcgtttattaattaaaaaaatttaactagaTAAGTGACGAAAATTCGATTTGGAGTAACATAATCTAACAATGTCGACGCGCACCGATCACATGTGCGCGCGGCGCACGTGGTTCACGTAATACACATGCAACTGCACACTAATACACACGCGACGCACGTACGAGAGCACTCTCTTTATAAGAGTCATGGGTGCGATGACCATTTccgcaaaaacaa
Encoded here:
- the LOC139101173 gene encoding uncharacterized protein → MTRSWESADKSVKKDVLKLVAFSKKPTERSTCTVIVDKINVTGTSKADLKEKYHSVILDSELEKTIIIGEASSEIDDKVERAICMMNVNEISLVTITIIPKQFDESTLNNESIIVKFEITLTHCKRHKQIWEWTPEEKYDIALRYKGIGTELFKNSRIIDAFHKFSKACKLLITLEPIAGLQIDKQLEYNINDLKLALYNNMAICQLKQNNYQHVITLCTKVLEKDGNNVKALYRRGVAYGKMGDNEKATTDLKVVLTLESDNHSAKEQFDVYNNKLQESIQRSNNMMKRMFKTYS
- the LOC139101169 gene encoding retinol dehydrogenase 13 isoform X3, with translation MSQLNINTGKRGRGVASTSASTVAALSSSTDLASLFECPVCFDYVLPPILQCQSGHLVCANCRPKLSCCPTCRGPLGNIRNLAMEKVASNVLFPCKYSTSGCTESLGHTEKADHEDVCEFRPYSCPCPGASCKWQGSLEQVMPHLIMSHKSITTLQGEDIVFLATDINLPGAVDWVMMQSCFGHHFMLVLEKQEKYDGHQQFFAIVQLIGSRKQAENFAYRYHMGGPNYEGQEDLTDKIIIVTGANSGIGKEVTLELAKRKARVVMACRDMEKCEMIRRNIVLDTKNKYVYCRKCDLASQESIRNFVTQFRKECDKLHILINNAGIMRCPKDHTKEGIEMQLGVNHMGHFLLTNLLLDVLKSSAPSRIVNLTSSAHRTGQINMKDLNWENDYNPGRAYSQSKLAIILFTRELANRLKGTGVTVNAVHPGIVDTNITRHMTVYTNVFTRFFLKPLAWPFIKAPRQGAQTVLYAALDPSLENVSGCYFVNNEESEVSQEAKNDDMAKWLWKVSEKWTKLNIT
- the LOC139101169 gene encoding retinol dehydrogenase 13 isoform X1, whose product is MRLKISKPVFYSSLVATTAGFAYLTKYHMGGPNYEGQEDLTDKIIIVTGANSGIGKEVTLELAKRKARVVMACRDMEKCEMIRRNIVLDTKNKYVYCRKCDLASQESIRNFVTQFRKECDKLHILINNAGIMRCPKDHTKEGIEMQLGVNHMGHFLLTNLLLDVLKSSAPSRIVNLTSSAHRTGQINMKDLNWENDYNPGRAYSQSKLAIILFTRELANRLKGTGVTVNAVHPGIVDTNITRHMTVYTNVFTRFFLKPLAWPFIKAPRQGAQTVLYAALDPSLENVSGCYFVNNEESEVSQEAKNDDMAKWLWKVSEKWTKLNIT